The [Bacillus] selenitireducens MLS10 genome includes a region encoding these proteins:
- the pstB gene encoding phosphate ABC transporter ATP-binding protein PstB, which produces MAITQSAVKEKQKDKQAEPKSEAIFEANGLNLWYGNDQALKDIDLAIPKNGVTAIIGPSGCGKSTFLKTLNRMVELIPIVKTSGEVAYHDVNIFDPSVNLVELRSAIGMVFQKPNPFPKSIFDNVAFGPRVHGIKNKSELKAIVEKSLKGSGLWEEVKDRLNESALGLSGGQQQRLCIARCLAVEPEVILMDEPTSALDPKSTLKVEELIQELKKDYSIIIVTHNMQQAARISDKTAFFLNGEVVEFDDTERIFSNPSDKRTEDYITGRFG; this is translated from the coding sequence ATGGCAATTACACAGTCAGCAGTAAAGGAAAAACAAAAGGATAAGCAAGCCGAACCGAAGTCGGAAGCTATCTTTGAAGCGAACGGTCTTAATTTATGGTACGGCAATGATCAAGCCTTAAAGGATATTGATCTGGCAATTCCGAAAAACGGTGTTACGGCGATTATCGGTCCGTCGGGATGCGGGAAATCAACGTTTTTGAAGACACTCAACCGAATGGTGGAACTGATTCCGATCGTGAAAACGAGCGGCGAAGTGGCTTATCATGATGTGAATATTTTTGACCCGTCTGTGAACCTCGTGGAGCTCCGTTCTGCGATTGGCATGGTATTCCAGAAACCGAATCCGTTCCCGAAGTCCATTTTTGACAACGTCGCATTCGGTCCGCGTGTTCACGGCATTAAAAACAAGTCAGAGCTGAAGGCCATTGTTGAAAAAAGTCTCAAGGGATCAGGTCTTTGGGAAGAGGTGAAGGATCGGCTGAATGAATCAGCCCTCGGCCTTTCAGGCGGTCAGCAGCAGCGTCTTTGCATCGCCCGCTGCCTTGCCGTGGAACCGGAAGTTATTTTGATGGATGAGCCGACGTCCGCACTCGATCCAAAGTCAACGCTTAAGGTAGAAGAACTGATTCAGGAACTGAAGAAGGACTATTCCATTATTATCGTGACGCATAATATGCAGCAGGCAGCCCGTATTTCGGACAAAACCGCCTTTTTCCTGAATGGGGAAGTCGTGGAGTTTGACGATACGGAGCGCATTTTCTCGAATCCGTCAGATAAGCGTACTGAAGACTATATTACCGGACGGTTCGGATAA
- a CDS encoding methyl-accepting chemotaxis protein yields MDSKHLELDRRNKMMVKLLWFSFVLGVASNFITGVAVEGILAFSGVGIVAVLILTVMVYRFPQTVAYVQYAVAVNFSVVIVAMVMTSPRLSNYMMVYVAIAFITLYHNSRSIGFITVIGFFLSNAFFLIYQEEMFFGAETSMLFSLNIMYIVITATLFAQARIGERMEQDKLTYVEEVEASRRTIDALLEDVRASITQLSEFTAGVNQVVNRAGVISKEMMQSYSDMNQGVASSASSVEGIQGQVQGATEQLNAMTGQFGDVKDRSEETLSVTKAGRSQMDDANQELKQVYEGIGKQTDKIEHLYQNSSQIERILGTIRDISEQTNLLALNASIEAARAGEHGKGFVVVADEVRKLAESSHESTGQIGRILEELTAMIQEIRLESEKNYTSVSESYRTSEQAMKHFHDIEAFAETSVTHMIDLNEKVAEVEEVFERIQSRTEEVTSFTEEAAASVEAIQQLVDEQGGHMNELSRDVKDLEEMTNRLKEMSVS; encoded by the coding sequence ATGGATTCGAAGCATTTGGAGCTTGACCGGCGTAATAAGATGATGGTAAAGCTTCTCTGGTTCAGTTTCGTACTCGGGGTGGCAAGTAATTTTATCACGGGTGTTGCCGTGGAGGGGATCCTGGCATTCAGCGGCGTAGGAATCGTCGCCGTGCTGATATTGACCGTCATGGTTTACCGGTTTCCACAGACTGTGGCCTATGTTCAATACGCTGTGGCGGTGAACTTCTCCGTGGTGATCGTCGCCATGGTCATGACCTCGCCCAGGCTCTCAAACTATATGATGGTGTATGTGGCGATTGCGTTTATTACGCTTTACCACAACAGCCGATCGATTGGTTTTATTACAGTGATCGGGTTCTTTCTGTCCAATGCGTTCTTCTTGATCTATCAGGAAGAGATGTTTTTCGGTGCTGAGACGAGTATGCTGTTTTCATTAAACATCATGTACATTGTCATCACCGCGACCCTGTTTGCCCAAGCGCGGATCGGAGAGCGGATGGAACAGGACAAGCTTACTTATGTGGAAGAGGTGGAAGCGTCGAGACGGACAATTGATGCGCTTCTTGAAGACGTTCGGGCTTCTATCACACAGCTTTCAGAGTTTACGGCAGGGGTCAATCAGGTGGTGAACCGCGCCGGGGTCATTTCCAAAGAAATGATGCAGTCCTATTCAGACATGAATCAGGGTGTAGCCTCAAGCGCTTCGAGTGTTGAAGGGATTCAGGGACAGGTTCAGGGCGCGACTGAGCAGCTGAACGCGATGACAGGACAATTCGGTGACGTAAAAGACCGCTCCGAGGAAACGCTGTCTGTCACGAAAGCGGGCCGGTCTCAGATGGATGACGCCAATCAGGAACTGAAGCAGGTTTACGAAGGGATTGGCAAACAAACGGATAAAATCGAACATCTGTATCAGAACAGCAGCCAAATCGAACGAATTCTCGGGACAATCCGTGATATTTCCGAGCAGACAAATCTTCTCGCATTAAATGCGTCAATCGAAGCCGCGCGGGCGGGAGAACACGGAAAAGGCTTCGTAGTCGTTGCCGACGAAGTCCGAAAGCTGGCGGAATCTTCCCATGAATCAACCGGACAAATCGGCCGGATTCTTGAGGAGCTGACAGCCATGATTCAGGAGATTCGACTCGAATCAGAAAAGAACTATACGTCTGTTTCGGAGAGCTACAGAACCAGTGAACAAGCGATGAAACATTTTCATGATATTGAAGCTTTTGCCGAAACATCCGTAACACATATGATCGATCTGAATGAAAAGGTAGCCGAGGTCGAGGAGGTCTTTGAACGGATTCAGTCGCGAACAGAAGAAGTCACCTCTTTTACGGAAGAAGCGGCAGCTTCTGTGGAGGCGATTCAGCAGCTTGTCGATGAACAGGGGGGCCATATGAACGAGCTTTCAAGAGATGTGAAAGATCTTGAAGAGATGACAAACCGCCTGAAAGAGATGTCCGTCTCATAG
- a CDS encoding rhodanese-like domain-containing protein, producing MVKVKQLLSVVLAGGLVLGMTACGDNENEAAPAGGEAQAEENNTENAEPEVEEVDEDEIVMNASRAYLNTLPEGSYMMSAEDVHDALDEVVVLDIRRADDFSEGAIAGAMNIPMGELGTSFDDIPADDKVVVVCYSGQTASQSAAVLRMAGFDTYIATGGMNGWNAAELPVE from the coding sequence ATGGTAAAAGTAAAGCAACTGTTAAGTGTCGTATTGGCTGGTGGACTGGTTCTTGGTATGACGGCTTGTGGTGACAATGAAAATGAAGCAGCTCCGGCAGGTGGAGAGGCACAGGCAGAAGAGAACAATACAGAGAATGCTGAACCTGAAGTAGAAGAAGTGGATGAGGATGAGATCGTCATGAATGCATCCCGTGCTTACCTGAATACACTTCCTGAAGGCAGTTACATGATGTCCGCAGAAGACGTTCATGACGCTTTGGATGAGGTTGTCGTACTTGACATCAGAAGAGCGGATGATTTTTCTGAAGGCGCGATTGCCGGTGCTATGAATATCCCGATGGGAGAGCTTGGTACATCATTTGATGATATTCCTGCAGATGATAAGGTCGTCGTTGTCTGCTACTCGGGTCAGACTGCTTCACAGAGTGCCGCAGTACTCAGAATGGCCGGTTTTGATACGTATATCGCAACAGGCGGCATGAACGGCTGGAATGCTGCAGAACTGCCTGTCGAATAA
- the phoU gene encoding phosphate signaling complex protein PhoU produces MPTRTNFETELTVLKEAITDLGHSVLRGFQDAVDAVESNNRGRLSDLIEEDENINRIEMAINEKATMMIARQQPVASDLRKIISALKVASDLERIGDLTVDLAKAALRIDDLTTVTAEIVRLKAIADKVIHMIHRVFLAYADADIMGAQRIAALDDEVDKAYSAFVKDVFSGIRNGGEDMMQLAFMARYMERIADYGTNVAEWIIYEVNGQRFDLN; encoded by the coding sequence TTGCCTACACGCACAAATTTCGAAACAGAGTTAACGGTGCTGAAAGAAGCCATTACGGATCTGGGCCATTCGGTTCTCCGCGGCTTTCAGGATGCCGTCGATGCAGTGGAAAGTAATAACCGCGGAAGGCTGAGTGATCTGATCGAAGAGGATGAGAACATCAACCGGATCGAAATGGCGATTAACGAGAAAGCGACGATGATGATTGCCCGCCAGCAACCGGTGGCATCAGACTTAAGGAAGATCATCTCTGCTCTGAAGGTGGCCAGTGACCTCGAGCGGATAGGGGATTTAACGGTGGATCTGGCTAAGGCTGCTCTCCGGATCGACGATCTGACGACAGTGACGGCAGAAATCGTCCGTTTGAAGGCGATTGCCGACAAGGTCATTCATATGATTCACCGGGTTTTCCTGGCATATGCGGATGCGGATATCATGGGGGCGCAGCGCATTGCCGCTCTTGATGATGAGGTGGATAAAGCGTACAGCGCATTTGTCAAAGACGTCTTTTCAGGCATTCGTAACGGCGGGGAAGACATGATGCAACTGGCTTTTATGGCGCGTTACATGGAGCGGATTGCGGATTACGGGACGAACGTGGCGGAATGGATCATCTATGAGGTAAACGGTCAGCGTTTTGACTTGAACTGA
- a CDS encoding YisL family protein, producing MIQHYSIFLHSHALFWLIAIVLFILTTVMIRNGKQKPAKIMQMSLRLVYLLVFGTGLTMIFLVPTTMAIVKGILAFVLIYVMEMISLRMSKGTLTKQMATRLWAAFVVLLVVVLYFGYFLT from the coding sequence ATGATTCAACATTACAGTATCTTTTTACATTCCCATGCACTCTTTTGGCTCATTGCCATTGTGCTCTTTATTCTGACGACGGTCATGATCCGGAACGGAAAACAAAAACCGGCCAAGATCATGCAGATGAGCCTGCGGCTTGTGTATCTGCTGGTCTTCGGTACCGGGCTGACGATGATTTTTCTCGTACCGACGACAATGGCCATCGTCAAGGGAATCCTCGCATTTGTTTTGATTTATGTCATGGAAATGATCTCACTTCGCATGTCCAAGGGGACGCTGACGAAACAAATGGCAACCCGTCTTTGGGCGGCCTTTGTAGTTCTCCTCGTTGTCGTACTTTACTTCGGCTATTTCCTGACGTAA
- a CDS encoding response regulator transcription factor, whose translation MKIAIIDPQEVTREGLIKVLNESYLIDRCDTFHSPEAFQSRSHSEPIDLLITEICMPTPLDGLAFLDGLEANRDTQISHKVVFSYCEDRLFEQQVKDRSIQGYLCKQMTKETIIEGLDSIMSGDEYFPNKSCSSRSAGTSSFPLTDREKDVFTMLVKGYAYKEISSLYQMSVHTVETHRQNISKKLGKSSRHEWFELAKQFKLI comes from the coding sequence TTGAAAATCGCCATCATTGATCCTCAGGAAGTGACAAGAGAAGGGTTGATAAAGGTTCTGAATGAGTCCTACCTCATCGACCGTTGCGATACCTTTCACTCACCGGAAGCTTTTCAGAGTCGATCACACAGCGAGCCGATCGATTTGCTTATTACGGAAATCTGTATGCCGACCCCGCTTGACGGTCTTGCTTTTCTCGATGGACTTGAAGCAAACAGGGACACGCAGATCAGTCATAAAGTCGTTTTCTCTTATTGTGAAGACCGCCTCTTTGAGCAACAGGTAAAAGACCGCTCAATCCAGGGCTATCTCTGTAAACAGATGACAAAAGAGACGATCATTGAAGGGCTCGACAGCATCATGTCCGGAGACGAGTATTTCCCGAACAAATCCTGCTCATCGAGGTCCGCAGGTACCTCCTCTTTCCCACTGACGGATCGGGAGAAAGATGTCTTTACCATGCTGGTGAAAGGCTATGCCTATAAAGAGATCTCGAGCCTGTATCAGATGTCTGTTCACACGGTGGAAACGCACAGACAAAACATCAGTAAGAAGCTTGGAAAATCCTCACGCCATGAGTGGTTTGAACTCGCAAAGCAGTTTAAACTGATCTGA